From one Peromyscus maniculatus bairdii isolate BWxNUB_F1_BW_parent chromosome 17, HU_Pman_BW_mat_3.1, whole genome shotgun sequence genomic stretch:
- the Golga7 gene encoding golgin subfamily A member 7 isoform X2 — protein MRPQQAPVSGKVFIQRDYSSGTRCQFQTKFPAELENRIDRQQFEETVRTLNNLYAEAEKLGGQSYLEGCLACLTAYTIFLCMETHYEKVLKKVSKYIQEQNEKIYAPQGLLLTDPIERGLRVFRLKSPSMKTEV, from the exons ATGAGGCCGCAGCAGGCGCCGGTGTCCGGGAAGGTGTTCATCCAGCGAGACTACAGCAGTGGCACGCGCTGCCAGTTCCAGACCAAGTTCCCCGCGGAGCTGGAGAACAGG ATTGATAGACAGCAGTTTGAAGAAACAGTTCGAACTCTAAATAACCTTTACGCAGAAGCAGAGAAACTTGGAGGCCAGTCATATCTTGAAGGCTGCTTGGCTTGTTTAACAGCGTATACCATCTTCTTATGCATGGAAACTCATTATGAGAAG GTCCTGAAGAAAGTCTCCAAATACATTCAAGAACAGAATGAGAAGATATATGCTCCCCAAGGCCTCCTCCTAACAGACCCCATTGAGAGAGGACTCCGAGTT TTTAGATTGAAATCACCATCTATGAAGACAGAGGTGTGA
- the Golga7 gene encoding golgin subfamily A member 7 isoform X1, with the protein MRPQQAPVSGKVFIQRDYSSGTRCQFQTKFPAELENRIDRQQFEETVRTLNNLYAEAEKLGGQSYLEGCLACLTAYTIFLCMETHYEKVLKKVSKYIQEQNEKIYAPQGLLLTDPIERGLRVIEITIYEDRGVSSGR; encoded by the exons ATGAGGCCGCAGCAGGCGCCGGTGTCCGGGAAGGTGTTCATCCAGCGAGACTACAGCAGTGGCACGCGCTGCCAGTTCCAGACCAAGTTCCCCGCGGAGCTGGAGAACAGG ATTGATAGACAGCAGTTTGAAGAAACAGTTCGAACTCTAAATAACCTTTACGCAGAAGCAGAGAAACTTGGAGGCCAGTCATATCTTGAAGGCTGCTTGGCTTGTTTAACAGCGTATACCATCTTCTTATGCATGGAAACTCATTATGAGAAG GTCCTGAAGAAAGTCTCCAAATACATTCAAGAACAGAATGAGAAGATATATGCTCCCCAAGGCCTCCTCCTAACAGACCCCATTGAGAGAGGACTCCGAGTT ATTGAAATCACCATCTATGAAGACAGAGGTGTGAGCAGTGGAAGATAA
- the Golga7 gene encoding golgin subfamily A member 7 isoform X3 has translation MRPQQAPVSGKVFIQRDYSSGTRCQFQTKFPAELENRIDRQQFEETVRTLNNLYAEAEKLGGQSYLEGCLACLTAYTIFLCMETHYEKIPPPAGTFVYPLADGPTSSPERNSLVSAARATVPHLE, from the exons ATGAGGCCGCAGCAGGCGCCGGTGTCCGGGAAGGTGTTCATCCAGCGAGACTACAGCAGTGGCACGCGCTGCCAGTTCCAGACCAAGTTCCCCGCGGAGCTGGAGAACAGG ATTGATAGACAGCAGTTTGAAGAAACAGTTCGAACTCTAAATAACCTTTACGCAGAAGCAGAGAAACTTGGAGGCCAGTCATATCTTGAAGGCTGCTTGGCTTGTTTAACAGCGTATACCATCTTCTTATGCATGGAAACTCATTATGAGAAG ATCCCGCCTCCAGCTGGGACCTTCGTCTACCCACTGGCCGATGGCCCTACCTCCTCTCCAGAGCGTAATTCTCTTGTATCTGCTGCCAGAGCCACGGTGCCACACCTGGAGTGA